A section of the Halalkalicoccus tibetensis genome encodes:
- a CDS encoding GNAT family N-acetyltransferase: MEIRPLESADIESVRRIARESLAASYSVLRDETIETAIEEWYAAGIFDEYLDSDEMVFLVAADDDDVVGFSQSHILETLDKGRILWLHVDPEHRGQGIATDLFSATRELLTERGTERITGLVLAENEEGNQFYTTHGFEKLYDRTITIADKAHVENVYGEEGTELSELEPRTTTDDEQIYVDFAESSRGSDGPFHPSYVEQDRNQLYGWFCSNCETTNNAMDSMGHIECNQCGNLRKATRWDAAYL, encoded by the coding sequence TCGTTAGCGGCGTCATATTCCGTCCTTCGTGATGAGACAATCGAGACGGCTATTGAGGAGTGGTATGCGGCGGGTATATTCGATGAATACCTCGATAGTGACGAAATGGTGTTCCTTGTCGCAGCCGATGACGACGATGTCGTCGGGTTTTCCCAGAGCCACATTCTCGAAACGCTCGACAAAGGACGGATTCTGTGGCTGCACGTCGATCCCGAGCATCGGGGACAAGGCATCGCCACTGACCTCTTCAGTGCGACACGAGAACTGCTCACAGAGCGTGGCACCGAGCGTATTACAGGGTTGGTCTTGGCTGAGAACGAGGAGGGCAACCAGTTCTATACGACTCACGGATTCGAGAAGCTCTACGATCGGACGATAACTATCGCTGACAAAGCCCACGTCGAGAACGTATACGGTGAAGAAGGGACTGAACTCAGCGAATTAGAACCGCGGACCACGACCGATGACGAGCAGATATACGTCGACTTCGCCGAGAGTTCTCGGGGATCGGATGGGCCGTTCCACCCATCGTATGTAGAGCAAGACCGCAATCAGCTATACGGCTGGTTCTGTTCGAACTGTGAAACAACGAACAACGCCATGGATTCGATGGGTCATATCGAGTGCAACCAGTGTGGGAATCTCCGCAAGGCGACCCGCTGGGACGCTGCGTACCTGTAA
- a CDS encoding IS5 family transposase gives MSSRLSRFTDRLVTLAQRAVSGDPAPAVKKGDGGYADWVIIVIHGLREYLDLPYRRLLDVLHEMPGIVEKMSLNVSQLPDFTTVCVRNQQLQMTIWRTLLQLSADLHDTGEVQAIDATGFDRHSASRHYANRTNYTFRSVKTTALVDCETGAVLDVHCSMKQPHDTQVGRQVLTRNLDQLQTVTADKGYDWDALRQRLREADVRPVIKHREFVPLDVAHNVRQDDNTYHYRSAVEAIFFTLKQRYGDTLRARTWFGQFREIGLKSVARNIEIVI, from the coding sequence GTGTCCTCTCGTCTCTCCCGTTTCACAGATCGTCTCGTAACGCTGGCACAACGCGCTGTCTCAGGTGATCCTGCGCCAGCAGTCAAGAAGGGTGACGGCGGCTACGCTGACTGGGTCATTATTGTGATCCACGGTCTCCGCGAATACCTCGACCTGCCATATCGACGACTCCTTGATGTCCTTCACGAGATGCCCGGTATCGTCGAGAAGATGAGTCTCAACGTCAGCCAACTGCCGGACTTTACGACCGTGTGCGTACGGAACCAGCAGCTCCAGATGACGATCTGGCGAACCCTGCTTCAGCTCTCTGCCGATCTTCACGATACCGGCGAGGTACAGGCTATCGACGCGACTGGCTTCGACCGGCACTCGGCCAGTCGTCACTACGCAAATCGGACAAACTACACCTTCAGATCGGTGAAGACGACTGCGTTAGTTGATTGTGAGACCGGTGCTGTGTTGGATGTCCATTGCTCAATGAAGCAACCGCACGACACGCAAGTCGGACGGCAAGTACTCACACGGAATCTCGACCAGCTTCAGACGGTCACTGCCGACAAAGGCTACGACTGGGACGCCCTTCGTCAGCGCCTACGGGAGGCAGATGTTCGCCCTGTGATCAAACATCGTGAGTTTGTGCCATTAGATGTAGCTCATAACGTTCGCCAAGATGACAATACCTATCATTACCGGTCTGCGGTCGAGGCGATCTTTTTCACTCTCAAACAACGGTATGGCGATACGCTCCGAGCACGAACGTGGTTCGGTCAGTTCCGCGAAATTGGGTTAAAATCCGTTGCTCGAAATATCGAGATTGTTATCTGA
- a CDS encoding chlorite dismutase family protein, whose protein sequence is MGITSHGSDMLEEDGVVGLFAAYTLERPQTADDDVEIFTEEVSNILEDSNRSEEVLVDTYLLSGLTPGVDYLVRIHAHDLTTAQEVLREFQATSFGRYSKLVDVLIGIIRDAVYLPQTPDLDAIEKAATFEGTEPPDYAIIIPVDKNAEWWNLPDSDRIEKMRDHIEVALPYLDRIRRQLYHSSGLTDYDYITYFETNDLSAFIDLYRDLESIPEYHYVSDGNPTLIGRIESSETIVDKLLQSEDI, encoded by the coding sequence ATGGGTATAACTAGCCATGGGTCGGACATGCTTGAAGAGGATGGCGTGGTTGGACTGTTTGCAGCATATACACTTGAGCGGCCTCAAACAGCCGACGATGATGTCGAGATCTTCACTGAAGAAGTTAGCAACATCCTTGAAGATAGCAACAGGTCAGAAGAAGTGCTTGTTGATACGTATCTACTGAGTGGGCTTACCCCCGGAGTGGACTACCTTGTCCGTATCCATGCGCACGACTTGACGACTGCTCAGGAAGTCCTCCGAGAGTTTCAGGCCACATCGTTTGGACGGTACTCGAAACTCGTCGATGTGCTTATTGGGATTATCCGCGATGCCGTCTACCTCCCACAAACACCTGATCTCGATGCGATCGAAAAGGCGGCCACCTTCGAAGGAACGGAACCGCCAGACTACGCAATTATTATCCCAGTAGATAAGAACGCCGAGTGGTGGAATCTTCCCGACTCTGACCGTATTGAGAAAATGCGAGATCACATCGAAGTGGCGCTTCCCTATCTCGATCGTATCCGCCGTCAGCTCTACCATTCCAGCGGTCTCACCGATTACGACTACATTACCTATTTCGAGACAAATGACCTCAGCGCGTTTATCGATCTCTACAGAGACTTGGAATCCATCCCCGAATACCACTACGTTTCCGACGGTAATCCTACGTTGATCGGTCGTATCGAATCGTCCGAGACTATTGTCGATAAACTTCTCCAATCTGAAGACATTTGA
- a CDS encoding formate/nitrite transporter family protein, with protein MSQDNEPVDNETEESVREAVEHSRSGAPATGAAIRDRSLPTRSTSALSRAQPRRPTSLPASSCSADSPQVCHCAHLHGPRRVHGPVRQRRGTRRRTPYQLYTENTLPPVALVLERLASVPRLLRIWIVVFLANAVGAGIGAYVLANTGVLSLGAVEAASTFGTEDLETSWWDLFYQGVFAAFIVAGVLGGECFVTQ; from the coding sequence ATGAGTCAGGACAACGAACCCGTCGACAATGAGACCGAAGAATCAGTCCGTGAGGCGGTCGAACACTCGCGTAGCGGGGCGCCAGCTACCGGCGCGGCGATCCGCGATCGGTCTCTGCCGACGAGATCTACCAGCGCGTTATCGCGAGCGCAGCCGAGGAGGCCGACGTCACTCCCCGCGAGCTCGTGTTCAGCGGACTCGCCGCAGGTTTGCCATTGCGCTCACCTTCATGGTCCACGCCGTGTTCACGGCCCAGTACGGCAGCGAAGGGGGACTCGCAGACGAACTCCTTACCAGCTTTACACCGAGAACACGCTGCCACCCGTTGCGCTCGTCCTTGAACGGCTCGCAAGTGTTCCACGCCTGTTGCGCATCTGGATTGTCGTGTTCTTAGCTAACGCCGTGGGCGCGGGGATCGGCGCGTACGTGCTGGCGAACACGGGTGTCCTCTCGCTAGGAGCTGTTGAAGCCGCGTCCACCTTCGGTACCGAGGACCTTGAAACGTCGTGGTGGGACCTGTTCTATCAGGGCGTATTCGCCGCCTTCATCGTCGCCGGCGTCCTCGGTGGCGAGTGCTTTGTCACCCAATGA
- a CDS encoding tryptophan--tRNA ligase: MPADPDDFTVTPYAVKGEIDYDRLLEQFGADRLTDEQIVQFPKPVHPLVRRKVFYAQRDVDPFLEAATTGQTHSIVTGRGPSGPMHIGHIAPFYFAKYLQDQTGALVYIPLSDDEKYFAKDKSIAEISTYTRENLREILAVGFDPDRTRIIIDTADADVVYPLAAAFATEVTQSTVNATYGTPENIGLSFYPAIQAAHLLLPQLVEGAHSTVVPIAVDQDPHVRLCRDIAAKQRYDVTKPGALLSKFLPSLDGPGKMSSSSDAPSILLSDGRETIFEKVRTYAYSGGQSSVEAHREHGGDPEIDASYQFLYYFFEESDERVEQLAREYRDGTLLSGELKEIAATKIADFLEGHQERRAALGSLDEELRPYRLTEDERQTARQRAGYPEDLIV, translated from the coding sequence ATGCCAGCAGACCCAGACGACTTCACCGTAACACCGTACGCCGTCAAAGGCGAGATCGATTATGACCGCCTGCTCGAACAGTTCGGCGCTGACCGACTGACCGACGAGCAGATCGTACAGTTCCCGAAGCCCGTTCACCCACTTGTCCGTCGAAAGGTGTTCTACGCACAGCGGGATGTAGATCCATTTCTTGAGGCCGCAACCACCGGCCAGACACACTCTATCGTGACGGGGCGTGGTCCCTCGGGACCGATGCATATCGGCCATATTGCCCCGTTTTACTTCGCAAAGTATCTTCAAGACCAGACCGGGGCGCTCGTCTATATCCCGCTGTCCGACGACGAGAAGTACTTCGCGAAGGACAAATCAATAGCTGAGATCAGCACATACACTCGGGAGAACCTCCGTGAGATACTAGCTGTCGGGTTCGATCCGGATCGGACACGCATCATTATCGACACGGCGGATGCGGACGTCGTCTATCCACTCGCGGCGGCGTTTGCAACCGAAGTAACCCAATCGACAGTGAATGCAACCTATGGAACCCCGGAGAACATCGGACTCTCGTTCTATCCGGCGATACAAGCAGCGCATCTTCTCTTACCACAACTAGTCGAGGGGGCACATTCGACGGTAGTTCCGATTGCAGTCGATCAGGACCCGCATGTCCGTCTCTGTCGGGACATTGCAGCCAAGCAACGCTACGACGTTACAAAGCCGGGGGCATTGCTCTCGAAGTTTCTGCCGAGTCTCGACGGTCCAGGGAAAATGAGTTCCTCGAGTGACGCACCGAGTATCCTGCTTTCGGATGGCCGTGAGACTATCTTTGAGAAGGTCCGGACCTACGCGTACTCCGGTGGCCAGTCGAGTGTTGAAGCTCATCGAGAGCATGGTGGGGACCCAGAGATTGACGCCTCCTATCAGTTTCTGTACTACTTCTTTGAGGAAAGCGACGAGCGAGTCGAGCAACTTGCGCGTGAGTATCGTGATGGCACGCTGTTGAGCGGTGAGCTCAAAGAGATCGCAGCGACGAAAATAGCCGATTTTCTTGAAGGACATCAGGAACGACGTGCTGCACTCGGTTCGCTAGACGAGGAGCTACGGCCCTACCGGCTAACCGAGGACGAACGTCAGACAGCGCGTCAACGAGCAGGATACCCTGAGGATTTGATCGTCTAA
- a CDS encoding HAD family hydrolase, with the protein MTTIYFDLDGTLIEYDSSFTEIYDATLRELGVIPHSESEYGEVFFDVLGTVDDPFATAIARTSVDVDPTAFSEMLVAKEIENVSARTGAHTLLESLSGTCSLGVLTNGVSRAQRGKLHATELTDYFDSVIVSGEVGVRKPETNIYRIAERRLPANEYVFVADDLDRDVRPAIECGWYGILFGDETSDDVPSVQQFDEIPHVLDQKDVCSGSSPS; encoded by the coding sequence ATGACCACAATTTATTTCGATCTTGATGGCACGCTCATCGAGTACGACAGCTCGTTCACGGAGATCTACGATGCAACACTCCGCGAGCTCGGTGTCATACCCCACAGCGAAAGCGAATATGGTGAGGTTTTCTTTGATGTTCTCGGGACGGTCGATGATCCCTTTGCGACAGCGATCGCACGGACGTCAGTTGATGTCGACCCTACTGCGTTTAGCGAGATGCTTGTTGCGAAGGAGATTGAGAATGTATCCGCGAGGACAGGGGCGCACACTCTCTTGGAGTCTCTTTCGGGAACGTGTTCGCTTGGTGTTCTTACGAACGGAGTTAGCCGTGCACAGCGCGGTAAGCTCCACGCTACTGAGCTAACAGATTACTTTGATTCGGTTATTGTGTCCGGTGAGGTTGGTGTGCGAAAGCCGGAGACAAACATCTATCGCATTGCAGAGCGCCGTCTTCCAGCAAACGAGTACGTGTTTGTAGCCGACGATCTTGATCGCGATGTCCGTCCAGCAATCGAATGTGGGTGGTATGGAATTCTTTTTGGAGACGAAACGTCTGATGACGTCCCCAGCGTACAGCAGTTCGATGAAATACCACACGTATTGGACCAGAAAGATGTCTGCTCAGGATCATCGCCTAGCTAG
- a CDS encoding phosphotransferase family protein, with protein MDDIPEAREISESTLEEMLQTVNLAWKLQKATPAEDGFCSTYQVTVSSNGTTRKRYVKASPDGQPYSIPTEARLQATLNTQTTIPVPNVLGITDDHETLPTPYFIMEALTGEAVAYERIGQLEDEALRRLARELGEYLAELHSIPVLENFGHVRHDGPALTGDRPSGDPEILTVDDPYTDWPTCLQAYATRELDRHAESSFSELTPQLRHWVEASIEDLQGPFEPVLGRNDHGLHNLLIDPATGEITAMLDWGYTLAVPATFDFEFAVYLFSGTFLAGLPDVSDRRPLVREAMLDGYRTVAPDRANVLVTPEPLYEALAMTRIMNDFHHLDIPEESEPTVIARISNDLRALLD; from the coding sequence ATGGACGACATTCCTGAAGCGAGAGAGATTTCCGAGTCAACCTTGGAGGAAATGCTTCAAACAGTCAATCTAGCCTGGAAACTTCAAAAAGCAACTCCAGCTGAGGACGGCTTTTGTTCAACCTACCAAGTTACCGTCAGTAGCAACGGCACGACTCGCAAACGATATGTGAAGGCCTCCCCCGATGGACAGCCATACTCGATTCCAACCGAAGCTCGCCTCCAAGCGACGCTCAACACCCAGACTACAATCCCCGTTCCGAACGTTCTCGGGATCACCGATGACCACGAAACCCTCCCGACACCGTACTTCATCATGGAAGCACTCACCGGTGAGGCCGTCGCCTACGAACGGATCGGTCAGCTCGAAGACGAAGCGCTTCGGCGACTCGCTCGAGAACTGGGAGAATACTTGGCCGAATTGCACTCCATCCCAGTCCTCGAGAACTTCGGCCACGTTCGCCACGACGGGCCTGCACTAACTGGCGACCGACCCAGTGGTGATCCAGAGATACTGACCGTCGACGATCCCTATACCGACTGGCCAACATGCCTGCAGGCATACGCGACGCGTGAGCTCGATCGACACGCTGAGTCGAGCTTCTCGGAACTTACACCCCAGTTGCGCCACTGGGTCGAAGCAAGCATCGAAGACCTACAGGGACCGTTCGAGCCTGTCTTGGGCCGCAACGACCACGGACTACACAATCTCCTGATTGACCCCGCGACGGGCGAGATCACTGCCATGCTTGATTGGGGATATACATTGGCTGTACCAGCGACGTTTGATTTCGAATTCGCGGTCTATCTCTTCAGCGGGACGTTCTTAGCGGGTCTTCCCGACGTCTCGGATCGACGCCCCCTAGTTCGAGAGGCGATGCTAGATGGATATCGAACAGTAGCGCCGGATCGTGCCAACGTACTCGTAACTCCAGAACCACTCTACGAGGCGTTGGCAATGACCCGTATTATGAACGACTTCCATCACTTGGACATTCCTGAGGAGTCTGAGCCAACCGTGATAGCCCGCATTAGCAATGATCTGCGAGCCCTTCTTGACTGA
- a CDS encoding class I SAM-dependent methyltransferase, producing the protein MTKQDPFGRAIRDHYQGKREEPLIDRDGDETREHSIEEWYFGEHDPEAWRDSWIEGPVLDMGAGAGRDALYYQEQFETTAIEVSTHLVKTMRDRGVRDARLVNMFELRDHFSRDRFQSAHSIGTQIGLAGSMAGVRQFLGDLAVVTTPDATAVLDNYAPEKELTKDVFAIRNDPTPGFAYRVYHEEYKEQIGEALLFRIFSVNRLREATIGTPWEVTTVKYSDVQWKAILEKS; encoded by the coding sequence GTGACGAAACAAGATCCATTTGGTCGGGCAATCCGCGATCATTACCAAGGGAAGAGAGAAGAGCCATTGATTGACCGTGATGGCGATGAAACACGTGAACACTCCATCGAAGAGTGGTACTTCGGCGAACATGATCCAGAAGCATGGCGTGATTCATGGATAGAAGGACCGGTTTTGGATATGGGGGCAGGAGCAGGGAGAGATGCGCTCTACTACCAAGAGCAGTTCGAGACGACTGCCATCGAAGTCAGTACACATCTCGTGAAAACGATGCGCGACCGAGGGGTGCGTGACGCGCGATTAGTCAACATGTTCGAACTCCGTGATCATTTCTCTCGTGATCGATTCCAGTCAGCACACTCAATTGGGACGCAGATCGGACTGGCTGGATCAATGGCTGGTGTTCGCCAATTTCTCGGCGATCTTGCCGTTGTGACCACTCCTGACGCAACTGCTGTTCTCGATAACTATGCGCCAGAGAAAGAATTAACGAAGGATGTCTTTGCCATCCGTAATGACCCTACACCCGGATTTGCATACCGAGTCTACCACGAGGAATATAAAGAGCAAATAGGTGAAGCGCTGTTATTCCGTATCTTTAGCGTGAACCGGCTCCGGGAAGCCACAATCGGGACACCATGGGAGGTAACTACAGTCAAGTACAGTGATGTTCAGTGGAAGGCGATACTGGAAAAATCATGA
- a CDS encoding pyridoxamine 5'-phosphate oxidase family protein — protein MELVENTLGDELETFLNQPLFCFFAQQSGNGPRLSPLWFLWEEEMIWNVARLSERSYPGRVNQYPRSAIAIVDFDSSTGRVEHVGMRGNAVLEPYDEDRAGRLFQKYLGDDRGEWPEMFIEFDTEDYRLIRFEPETVVARDQSYPAPAGGDD, from the coding sequence ATGGAGCTCGTTGAGAATACCCTTGGAGACGAGTTGGAGACGTTCCTCAACCAGCCACTCTTTTGCTTTTTCGCTCAACAATCCGGGAATGGCCCTCGTCTCTCGCCGCTGTGGTTCCTGTGGGAGGAGGAGATGATCTGGAACGTCGCGCGATTGAGTGAACGGTCGTACCCTGGTCGCGTAAATCAGTATCCTCGAAGCGCGATCGCTATCGTTGATTTCGATTCAAGTACAGGACGCGTTGAACACGTTGGGATGCGCGGAAACGCGGTCCTCGAACCATACGACGAGGATCGAGCGGGACGTCTATTCCAGAAATATCTAGGCGACGATAGGGGCGAATGGCCCGAAATGTTCATCGAATTCGATACAGAAGATTACCGACTCATCAGGTTTGAACCGGAAACGGTCGTTGCCCGTGATCAGTCATATCCAGCTCCAGCAGGGGGAGATGACTAA
- a CDS encoding 2-keto-4-pentenoate hydratase — protein sequence MSGDSDALGEQLYRAYRDAEPIDSTTLPSKLTIEEGYAAQEAFLERRISNEGEPIGYKIGFTSEAVQADVGVDAPSFGRVLTDTVREDRRFDTEARIEPRIEPEVAFLMGDDLSPPVNRLDVISATELLVPVIEIVDSRIRDWDVTGPTAIADNSLAAQLLIGDRTSASDVNLVCEGVEVLIDGIRRTTGTGAAVLGHPADAVAWLAETLPDHNETLRAGDIVTTGSITEPIPIEAGETAVVRFSSLGSVVAHAE from the coding sequence ATGTCCGGTGATTCCGACGCGTTAGGCGAGCAGCTCTATCGAGCGTACCGAGATGCCGAGCCGATCGACTCGACAACACTCCCGTCAAAACTAACGATTGAGGAGGGATACGCGGCCCAAGAAGCGTTCCTAGAACGCCGGATCTCTAACGAGGGGGAGCCGATTGGGTACAAAATCGGCTTCACGAGCGAGGCTGTCCAAGCTGATGTAGGTGTCGATGCCCCGTCATTCGGACGTGTTCTTACCGATACTGTTCGAGAAGATCGGCGCTTCGACACAGAAGCACGAATCGAGCCGAGAATTGAGCCGGAAGTCGCCTTTCTGATGGGGGATGATTTGTCTCCACCGGTGAACCGCCTTGACGTGATTAGTGCAACCGAGTTACTCGTGCCAGTCATTGAGATAGTTGACAGCCGAATTCGTGATTGGGACGTTACAGGACCAACGGCTATCGCCGACAATTCACTCGCGGCCCAGCTCCTCATCGGCGATCGAACATCAGCCAGTGATGTAAATCTCGTCTGTGAAGGTGTGGAGGTGCTGATCGACGGTATCCGTCGGACAACGGGCACCGGCGCAGCGGTACTCGGCCATCCAGCTGACGCCGTCGCCTGGCTCGCAGAGACACTCCCCGACCATAACGAGACGCTCAGAGCGGGAGATATCGTCACAACGGGTTCGATCACCGAACCAATACCCATCGAAGCTGGTGAAACAGCTGTTGTTCGCTTCTCATCGCTCGGCTCCGTCGTCGCCCACGCCGAATAA
- a CDS encoding sulfite exporter TauE/SafE family protein — translation MSIDILHLITVSGVPIYTDLVVFFLIGLLGGAHCIGMCGPLVTTYSKGMASTEGVLTSHEVRQHGLFNVGRAVSYALIGGLFGLFGSVLYGTVSIVGLLQPLQAVLGVVIGALIIAAGLTRLFGYRQGSVEHATSKLGVSALFGRVYALLTSRINQWVNTPGIVGLGALHGLLPCMLLYPAYLYVFAHGSAVYGIVALGALGIGTIPSVFLYGTVIGSIGLDERLILNRALGIGFVILGYIPLAHGFALLGVPAPMFDLPFYQPFSEYLPGGHNHH, via the coding sequence ATGAGCATCGATATACTTCATCTCATAACCGTCAGTGGCGTCCCGATCTACACCGATCTAGTCGTCTTTTTTCTCATTGGTCTCCTAGGCGGCGCCCACTGTATCGGGATGTGTGGCCCACTCGTGACGACTTACTCGAAGGGGATGGCGAGCACGGAGGGCGTGCTCACCTCCCACGAGGTACGACAACACGGGCTGTTCAACGTCGGGCGGGCGGTAAGCTACGCGCTGATCGGGGGACTGTTCGGGCTGTTCGGGTCGGTCCTGTACGGGACGGTCTCGATCGTCGGCCTGCTACAGCCGCTCCAGGCGGTCCTCGGGGTCGTAATCGGAGCGCTGATCATCGCCGCCGGACTCACCCGCCTGTTCGGCTACCGGCAGGGATCGGTCGAACATGCGACCTCGAAGCTCGGCGTGAGTGCTCTGTTCGGACGAGTGTACGCTCTTCTCACGAGCCGGATCAATCAGTGGGTCAACACACCCGGAATCGTCGGGTTGGGGGCCCTCCACGGCCTGTTGCCCTGTATGTTACTCTATCCAGCATACCTGTACGTATTCGCACACGGAAGCGCAGTTTACGGAATTGTTGCTCTGGGCGCCCTCGGCATTGGGACGATTCCCTCAGTGTTCCTCTATGGCACTGTTATCGGTTCGATCGGCCTTGATGAGCGTCTAATCCTTAATCGGGCGCTCGGCATCGGGTTTGTGATTCTTGGATATATCCCGCTTGCACACGGGTTCGCACTGCTCGGCGTTCCCGCTCCGATGTTCGATCTCCCGTTCTACCAGCCGTTCAGCGAGTACCTCCCGGGCGGCCACAACCACCACTGA